Genomic segment of Saprospiraceae bacterium:
GGATCCTGAAGAATGCAGTAAAAAACGATTGATCGACTTGCTATACAACCATATCAAGTATCCGGTAGATGCAAAAAAACAACGAATACAAGGAGTCGTTTATGCAAAATATGTAGTTCGTACTGATGGAAGCCTAACAGGAATTCGTATCGAACGAGGCATTGGTGGTGGCTGCGATGAGGAAGTTTTACAATTTATCAATCAACTACCCAGATATATTCCAGGCTACCAGGATGGCAAAGCAGTACCCGTTCAAGTCACCCTACCTGTCAAGTTTAAGTTGATGAAATAGGGGGAGGGAGAATTTTCCAATGCTGCAATGCTAAAATTCTGCAATCATGTAATGGTAAAATGCTACAATGTAGGAGAGAGTCTAGAGTCTGTAGAGAGGAAGTCTGGAGGCAGTATCAATAACCAACCCATTATCCCCTTATCAGCTTTATAGCTTAATAGCTCACTCCCCTCCGCTCCTCCTTTCCTCCGCTCCTCTTTGCCTCCTTTCAAATCATTCACTTTTTATTTAATATACCGTTTTCAAAATATGACAGGGAGCGCTTACCTTTGCAGCGATTTTAAAAAGGCCTTTCAAATTGGCTTATGAAGCAGATTAAAATTTTGTTTTTATTGGTATTTATTGGCATTGGCAAAATTTATTGCCAGGAAAATGGCCATAGCGGGACTAATTCTTCTGCTACTGGACATGAACATGCTCCCGGTGATGGGCACAACCACGGGCAAGAAGCTCAGATGGCAAGTCCAGGAGCTCCCGTTGCACATGCTGTAGACCATGGTAGTGCCAAATTTGATCCAAAAGCCACGGCTTTTCATCATATTTCTGATTTAAATGTGTACAGCATTGGTCCTTGGAATTTTCCACTGCCCTGTATTTTATATGCACCGGCAAAAGGTTGGTCTGTATTTTCTTCATCTAAATTTCATATTGACAATGCCCATCATGGATCTGGACATTTAGCGATTGAAGGGTATGTGCTCAATCATGGACGGGTAAATCATATAGCCGATCCGGCTTTTACTGAAAAAGAGGCAGCCATTCAGGAAATTATTACTAAAAAGCAAACAGTAGACGGAAAAGAAAAAGATCGTGACTTTGCAGTGATCAATGGGGTAGAATATGTTCTTGATAAGCCCAGTACTGCTGACGGCGGATTGTTTCAAGGTGGAATCAGCTCATTTTATGATTTTTCGATTACAAAAAATGTAATGAGTATGATTCTGGTATTTATACTTTTAAGTTGGGTCTTCATTTCCATGGCCAGACAATACAAAAAAGCTCCGGGTACTGCACCAAAAGGTGCTCAATTATTATTTGAGCCAATGATATTATTCATACAAGATGAAGTAGCTAAACCATTTCTAGGACATAAATGGCAACGTTTTTTGCCTATGTTGTTGGCTATATTCTTTTTTGTACTGGCTTTAAATTTATTTGGTCAAATTCCTTTTCTGGGTGGTTCAAATGTTACTGGTAATTTATCATTTACAATGGTAATTGCTCTGATCAGTTTTTTTATTGTCAATATCAACGGAAATAAACATTACTGGCAACATATATTTTGGATGCCTGGAATACCAGCTTGGGTAAAAACAATACTTACTCCGGTTGAAATATTAGGTGTATTTATAAAGCCATTGACTTTAATGCTGCGATTGTTTGCAAACATAACAGCTGGTCACATGGCAATTTTGATATTTATTAGTTTGATTTTCATATTTGGGAATTCAGGTGCAAACTTAGGCGCAGGTCTAGGAGCATCCATCGGTTCGGGTTTATTAACTGTTTTTATGATGTCTATTGAATTATTGGTAGCCGTCATACAAGCATTTGTGTTTACATTATTGACTGCTTCTTATATCGGAGCTGCAACAGAGGAAGCACATCATTAAACCAATTGAAAATCAGAAGAAAGATTTTAAAGAGTAACTATATAAATTTTTTATTATGGGAGGTTCAATTGCTGCAATTGGTATGGGTTTGGCTGCTATCGGCGCCGGAATCGGAGTAGGAACTATCGGTGGAAAAGCATTAGAAGCTATTGCACGTCAGCCAGAAGCATTAGGCGATATTCGCGCTAATATGATTTTGACTGCTGCTTTGGTTGAAGGTGCTGCATTGATTGCTATTCTTTTTGCATACCTCGTAGCCTAAACGAATTTGATTGGTATCCGGCGGTTGGCTTGGGTACCTTTCTTTTAAAATTTAAATGAAAGAAAATGCTAAATACGTTTCATAGTTTTTTTCTGGTTGATTTTTCACCGCTTAAACCTGATTTTGGTTTATTGTTTTGGTCCAGTTTATTTTTTATTTTATTCTGGACACTCATAGGAAAATTTGCTTTTAAACCAATAGTAAAAGCACTAAAAGACCGTCAAGATGAAATTCAAAATTCAT
This window contains:
- a CDS encoding energy transducer TonB, with translation MNCNKFILVLVYLLVIIGKLIGQSLASVVRPEIIGDHFDTIRYINSNEKEEFHLIKSTLYKRVEKMPVFAGCETDLDPEECSKKRLIDLLYNHIKYPVDAKKQRIQGVVYAKYVVRTDGSLTGIRIERGIGGGCDEEVLQFINQLPRYIPGYQDGKAVPVQVTLPVKFKLMK
- the atpB gene encoding F0F1 ATP synthase subunit A, with protein sequence MKQIKILFLLVFIGIGKIYCQENGHSGTNSSATGHEHAPGDGHNHGQEAQMASPGAPVAHAVDHGSAKFDPKATAFHHISDLNVYSIGPWNFPLPCILYAPAKGWSVFSSSKFHIDNAHHGSGHLAIEGYVLNHGRVNHIADPAFTEKEAAIQEIITKKQTVDGKEKDRDFAVINGVEYVLDKPSTADGGLFQGGISSFYDFSITKNVMSMILVFILLSWVFISMARQYKKAPGTAPKGAQLLFEPMILFIQDEVAKPFLGHKWQRFLPMLLAIFFFVLALNLFGQIPFLGGSNVTGNLSFTMVIALISFFIVNINGNKHYWQHIFWMPGIPAWVKTILTPVEILGVFIKPLTLMLRLFANITAGHMAILIFISLIFIFGNSGANLGAGLGASIGSGLLTVFMMSIELLVAVIQAFVFTLLTASYIGAATEEAHH
- the atpE gene encoding ATP synthase F0 subunit C, whose product is MGGSIAAIGMGLAAIGAGIGVGTIGGKALEAIARQPEALGDIRANMILTAALVEGAALIAILFAYLVA